The Dehalococcoidia bacterium region AGCTCGAAGCGCGCCACGTCCGAAGGGTCGCGCTCCTTGATACGGTAGACGTAGCGCGTCTGCCACTGGTTCGCCCAGATATACGTGCCGTCGAACTCCAGCTCGTTGAGCCGCGCCACGGGCTGCCCTTCGTAGGAAATCGTGACCTCTCGCTCCACCTCAAACGTCTCGGGGTCGCGATAGTAGAGTGTGGCGCTGCCGTTCGAGTTGACGAGGTGGCTGTCCGTCGCCGTCAGACCCCAACCTTCGCCCTTGTAGCGCGCGAAAAGCCGGTACGGCTCGTCGGCATTGCGGTCGAACAGATAGGCCTCACCCTCTTTGTACGTCAGCAGGTACGTCCTGCCGAACGCGCGCGCCAGCCCCTCGCCGAAGAAGCCCTGCGGGTTGGGCACCGCCCACAGCACTTCCCCCGTCTCGGTGTCCAGCCCGCGCACCTGCGACTTGCCCTCGAGGCCGGTGCTTTCCCAGAGAACGCCTTCGCTGATCAGCAGCCCCTCCGTCCAGGCGTTTCCCTCGTGAGGCAGCGACTCCAGGAGCTCGACGCGTCCCTGCGGCGTCCATTCTCCCGACGGCGTCGACTCGCCGCAGGAGACCACCAGCGCGACGACGAAGGCGATGGCGAGGAGACGGACTGCTTGCATTCAGGCGGTATGATAGCAGGCGATGACGGCCAATGCACGGGTCGGCGCCGACGGTGGAACAGGGCAGCCTACTTCCCCAGCTTCAAGACGGCCATGAACGCTTCCTGCGGTATCTCCACCTGCCCCACCATGCGCATTCGCTTCTTGCCCGCCTTCTGCTTTTCCAGCAGCTTCCGCTTGCGGGTAACGTCGCCGCCGTAGCACTTGGCGAGCACGTTCTTGCGCATCGCCCGTATCGTCTCCCGCGCGACGATGCGTCCGCCGACGGCCGCCTGCACCGGGACGTCGAAGAGCTGGCGAGGAATGAGCCGCCGCAACTGGTCGACAAGCGCCCGCCCTTGCGCCTGCGCCTTCTCCGCTGGCGTGATCAGCGAGAGCGCGTCGACCGGCTGCTGGTTGACGAGGATGTCCAGCTTGACGAGCCGGGCGGGCGCGTAGTGCGAAAACGAGTAGTCGAGGCTGGCGTAGCCCTGGGTCCGCGACTTTAGCTGATCATAGAACTCGACGAGCATCTCCGACAGCGGGATGCGGTACT contains the following coding sequences:
- a CDS encoding glutaminyl-peptide cyclotransferase: MQAVRLLAIAFVVALVVSCGESTPSGEWTPQGRVELLESLPHEGNAWTEGLLISEGVLWESTGLEGKSQVRGLDTETGEVLWAVPNPQGFFGEGLARAFGRTYLLTYKEGEAYLFDRNADEPYRLFARYKGEGWGLTATDSHLVNSNGSATLYYRDPETFEVEREVTISYEGQPVARLNELEFDGTYIWANQWQTRYVYRIKERDPSDVARFELPPEVCPGGTPNGIAWDSEAQVFYLTGQECPDIWQARFR